From the genome of Streptomyces sp. V2I9:
CCTGGTCGTCCGCGTCGGCGGCCGCGCCGTCCCGGAGAAGGGCACGGAGCTGCACGTCGTCCCGCGCCCGGACGAGCTGCACGTCTTCGCGACCTCCACCGGTGAGCGCCTCACCAACTGACGCGCTTCCGCCGTACGCACGGCCCCGCCTCCCCGGCGACACTCCGGGGGCGCGGGGCCGTTTGCGTGGTCCCGGTGAGGGGAGGTTTCGGCAGCGGTCGGGGCGAAATACCCCGGCACACGGTGCATTTCACCTCGGTTCGTCAACCTCGTATTCGAAAGGACGCGTCGAACCATCCCCCACGAGAGTGACGAATTGTCGTCACGCCATCACCGGCCGCTACGCTCGCTGCGTGACCCACACCGCGCGCCGCATCGGCCGATCCCTCGCTCTCGTCCTGCCCGTCGTCATGGTTCTGTCCGGGACCCTCGCGGTCACCACCGTTCCGTGGGCCGCGACGGACCACGACTCCCAGCTGCTTGCCGCCTCCTCGGAGACCGTGTCCAAGCCCGCGAAGCCGCACGCCCCGCAGGACGTCCTGCGCGAGAAGCTGCTCGTGGAGCTCCAGGAGAAGGACCCGGGCACCGCGCTCACGGGCCTCCAGCGCGCCGTGGAGCAGCGCCCCTCGCTCGCCCGCCACTGCATGTCGATCGCGCGGGCGCTCGGCAAGGCGGCCGTCGAGCAGTACGGCCCGACCCGTGCGCACCGCTTCTCCCGTCCCGTCTGCGACACCTCCTTCGCCTCCGGCGTCGCGCAGTTCAGCTGAGGCCTCCGGGCGGCCGTACGGAGCGCCGCCCTCCACCGCCGGGCACCGCATATCGTGCCTGGCATGCATACGTATCCGACGCAGGCCGTGATCCTTGCCGGTGGCCAGGGGTCGCGGCTGCGGCCGTACACCGACGACCGCCCCAAGCCGATGGTCGAGATCCCCGGAACCGGGACGCCGATCATCGGCCATCAGCTGTCCTGGCTGGCCGCCGAAGGCGTGACCGACGCCGTGGTCTCCTGCGGACACCTCGCCGAGGTGCTCCAGGAGTGGCTGGAGTCGGCCGAGCTGCCGCTGAAGGTCACCACCGTCGTGGAGACCGAACCCCTGGGGCGCGGCGGCGGGTTGAAGTACGCGGCAGGCCGGCTGCCCGATCCGGAGCAGCCCTGGTACGCCACCAACGGCGACATCTGGACCCGCTTCTCCCTGCGGGAGATGGCCGCCTTCCACGCGGAGCGCGACGCCACCGCCACCCTCGCCCTCGCCCGGCCCCGGATTCCCTGGGGCGCGGTGGAGACGGACGCGTTCGGGCACATCACGGACTTCATCGAGTCGCCGCCCTCCCCGTATCTGATCAACGCCGGGGTGTACGTCTTCTCGCCCGAATTCACGAAGCTGCTGCCGGACCGGGGCGACCACGAGCGGACCACGTTCCCCCGGCTGGCCCGCGAACGCCGCCTGGCCGGCTATCCGCTGCCGAACGGCGCGTACTGGCGGGCCATCGACACCGCGAAGGACCTCACCGAGGCGGCCCGCGAGCTCGGCTCCCACCGCGACTGACGCGCCTCTCCGCGGATCCCGGCCCACCCGCCCCGGTCCGCGCACCTCCGCCCGCGTCTCCGCTCGCCCCCGCCCACATCGCCGGGCCCTGAGCCGCGCCTGCGGGCCCTGAACCCCATGGCTCCGCCCGTGCCGCGCACAAGGGGCGGCCCCCACCCGGATCTTCCGTCCGGACGGGGGCCGCCCCTTCGTACGGTCGCGGTCGTATGGGCCGGCCGCCCGTGCCCTACGGGTGTCGTACGGGTCAGCCGAGGAGGCCCCCGATGGGGTTCCGGCCGCCGCCCGAGGTCGAGCCCTCGCCCCCGGAGGAGGTCGTGCCGCCGGTGGGCTCCGGTTCGCCGCCACCGGTGGAGCCGCCGGAGGAGCCGTCACCGCCGGTGGAGCCCGCGGAGGTGGGGCCGGCGGTGGTGGCGGGCGGGGGTTCCTGCGGGGCGGTCTGCTGCGGCGGCGCCTGGCCCGTGCCCTGGGTCTGGCTGGGCTGGGCGCTGTCCGAACCGGTGCTCTGACCGCCGGTGTCGCGGGTCGCTCCGGGGCCGGTCTGTCCGGCGGTGGGCGTGGTCGCGGTGCC
Proteins encoded in this window:
- a CDS encoding nucleotidyltransferase family protein, translating into MHTYPTQAVILAGGQGSRLRPYTDDRPKPMVEIPGTGTPIIGHQLSWLAAEGVTDAVVSCGHLAEVLQEWLESAELPLKVTTVVETEPLGRGGGLKYAAGRLPDPEQPWYATNGDIWTRFSLREMAAFHAERDATATLALARPRIPWGAVETDAFGHITDFIESPPSPYLINAGVYVFSPEFTKLLPDRGDHERTTFPRLARERRLAGYPLPNGAYWRAIDTAKDLTEAARELGSHRD